From a single Mus caroli chromosome X, CAROLI_EIJ_v1.1, whole genome shotgun sequence genomic region:
- the LOC110287316 gene encoding homeobox protein ARX-like has protein sequence MLFFLRLNQEVKPRISRSRSTVNSIHAMEPQEVTQSSLLRDDEIKESDEAAAWIVSQEMKEREEIEGIQDCPLLGAMAAEGEGANEEEEEEEEEEEEEEEEEEEEEEEEEEEEEEEEGEEARDETTTGSSAPVDDRSHDAGTSSNGNGQDRDQGEELIPGGAKGLQALPSPSGQLPRNRYRFTEFQLRELERIFERNHYPSAATRRELARWIGATESRVENWFKSRRAKYRKSLM, from the exons ATGCTTTTCTTCTTAAGGCTTAACCAAGAGGTTAAGCCCAGAATTTCCAGAAGCAGGAGCACCGTCAACAGCATCCATGCTATGGAACCTCAAGAAGTCACCCAGTCGTCTCTTCTGAGAGATGATGAAATTAAAGAAAGCGATG AAGCAGCTGCGTGGATAGTCTCAcaggagatgaaggagagagaggagatcgAAGGTATACAGGACTGCCCTTTGTTGGGGGCCATGGCTGCAGAAGGAGAAGGTGcaaatgaagaggaggaagaagaagaagaagaagaagaagaagaagaagaagaagaagaagaagaagaaga ggaggaggaggaggaggaggaggaggaggaaggagaagaagccaGAGATGAAACTACTACTGGCAGTTCAGCCCCAGTAGATGACAGAAGCCATGATGCTGGGACCAGCAGCAATGGCAATGGCCAGGATAGGGATCAAGGAGAGGAGCTGATCCCTGGGGGCGCAAAGGGCCTTCAGGCTCTCCCAAGTCCATCAGGCCAGCTGCCCCGCAACCGATACAGGTTCACCGAGTTCCAGCTACGGGAGCTGGAACGCATTTTCGAACGCAATCACTATCCCAGTGCTGCGACCCG ACGGGAGCTCGCGAGATGGATAGGTGCGACTGAATCCAGAGTGGAG AACTGGTTTAAGAGTAGGAGAGCCAAATACAGGAAAAGCCTGATGTAA